TCGCCCATCACTATATAATACATACTTATTTGCCGGATATGATCGTGCCGCGCAGCATTTATCCGTTGGCGGCGATCATGATCGCCATGACGTCCGGCGGGATTCGCCTGTTGTGGCGCATCTGGGCGGAGAGCACGGGCAGGATTCAGCCGCACAACCGCCGCACGCTCATTATCGGCGCGGGTGAAGCGGGGAGGATGGTCGTCAAGGAGCTGCGCCAGACGCAGTCCGAACTGTATCCGATCGCTTTTATCGATGACGACGAATACAAGTTTAACCACGAGATTTTGGGTGTGCCGGTGCTGGGAAATCGGGGCGATATCCCGAAAATAGCCGAAAATTATAACATCGAGGATATTATCGTCGCCATGCCGTCCGCATCGCGTTCGGAAATCGCCGAAGTCATTGAAATCGCCAAGCGGACGAACTGTCAGATCAAAATCCTTCCGCGGATGGAAGATTTGTTGAACGGCAAGCTGACCGTAAACAGCATCCGCAATGTGAGCGTGGAGGATTTGCTGGGCCGCGACCCGGTAAAGGTTGATCTGGACGGAATTTCCGATTATTTGCGCGGCCAGGTTGTCCTGGTAACCGGAGCGGGCGGTTCCATCGGTTCCGAATTATGCCGGCAAATTTCCGGCTTTCGGCCGGAGAAGTTGTTGCTGCTCGGACATGGGGAGAACAGCATCTACGAGATTGAACTGGAATTGCGCCGGAAATTCCCGGAACTTTCCCTGGAGCCTGTTATCGCGGATATTCAGGATAAGGCGAGAATCCGGCAAGTGTTCGCGCAATATCGTCCCGCGGTCGTTTTTCACGCGGCGGCGCACAAGCATGTGCCGTTAATGGAGAAAAATCCGGCGGAAGCGGTCAAAAACAACGTGTTCGGCACGAAAAACGTCGCGGAATGCGCCCGGGAATTTCGAGCCAGGCGGTTCGTGCTCATTTCCACCGACAAGGCGGTCAACCCGACCTCGGTGATGGGCGCTTGCAAACGCGTCGCCGAGATGATCGTGCAAAGCCTGAATACGGGAGGCGGAACCAAATTTGCCGCCGTTCGCTTCGGCAATGTGCTGGGCAGCCGAGGCAGCGTCATTCCGCTGTTCAAAAAACAGATCGAAGCGGGCGGCCCCGTGACGGTCACGCATCCGGATATGATCCGCTATTTCATGACGATCCCCGAGGCCGTTCAGCTTGTGATTCAGGCCGGCGCGCTGGCCGAAGGCGGGGAAGTGTTTATTCTGGATATGGGCAAACCGGTCAAGATCGACGATTTGGCCAAAGACTTGATCCGCTTGTCCGGGCTGGAACCGGGAAAAGACATCAACATAACCTATACGGGGATGCGTCCGGGCGAAAAGCTGTTTGAAGAGATCCTTAGCAAAGAAGAAGGCGCGGCGGCGACGAAGCATGACCGCATTTATGTCGGCAAGCCGCTGGAAATATCGCCGGATGAACTGCAAGCGGCGCTGCTCGAACTAAACCGCTCATTGTCGGAAGCAAATCCGGCCGATGATAAAGATGCGATCGGTGTAAGACGGGCGTTGAAACAGATCGTCGCGAGCTATAAGTGGCAAGAAAAGGGCGGCGCCCCGCCACGCGCCTCGGTCGATGAGGCGTTTCGCGCTTCGCTGGAAGTATTGGCGGCATTGGACCATAAAACAACGTGAAGGGACATTGCAGATGAAGAAGACAATCGCGAAAACATCTTCCCGGACGAGCTCTTTTGCGGAAACCAGATCCGTATTGTTCTGGCTGATCATGGCGTTCACGGTCGCCTTTATGTTCATCGCGCCGTTTGCGCGGGGACTGTTTAACGGCGGTCTGATTTCCTTTGAACGGCCCATCTATATCGCGTTGGCCTGGTCGGCCGCGGCTTTGTTTCTGCTTGCGATACACTTTTTTACGCATTGGAAAATGAATCATCACCGCGATTTGCTGTCGCTTGCCGTTTGGCTCATACCGCTCTGCTACC
The Bacilli bacterium genome window above contains:
- a CDS encoding nucleoside-diphosphate sugar epimerase/dehydratase is translated as MNHAVRKLTLILIDIVLIVFSVCMAYFLRFDFRVREPYFRLIPYVVMSLSFVTVCSFHLFKVYRRIWRYAGINDLLAIVKASLLAVFVFFVAHHYIIHTYLPDMIVPRSIYPLAAIMIAMTSGGIRLLWRIWAESTGRIQPHNRRTLIIGAGEAGRMVVKELRQTQSELYPIAFIDDDEYKFNHEILGVPVLGNRGDIPKIAENYNIEDIIVAMPSASRSEIAEVIEIAKRTNCQIKILPRMEDLLNGKLTVNSIRNVSVEDLLGRDPVKVDLDGISDYLRGQVVLVTGAGGSIGSELCRQISGFRPEKLLLLGHGENSIYEIELELRRKFPELSLEPVIADIQDKARIRQVFAQYRPAVVFHAAAHKHVPLMEKNPAEAVKNNVFGTKNVAECAREFRARRFVLISTDKAVNPTSVMGACKRVAEMIVQSLNTGGGTKFAAVRFGNVLGSRGSVIPLFKKQIEAGGPVTVTHPDMIRYFMTIPEAVQLVIQAGALAEGGEVFILDMGKPVKIDDLAKDLIRLSGLEPGKDINITYTGMRPGEKLFEEILSKEEGAAATKHDRIYVGKPLEISPDELQAALLELNRSLSEANPADDKDAIGVRRALKQIVASYKWQEKGGAPPRASVDEAFRASLEVLAALDHKTT